A window of Streptomyces broussonetiae genomic DNA:
GCTCGGGCCGACGACGGCGACGAACTCGCCCGGCCGGATGGCGAACGACACGTCGTCGAGGACGAGCGGCCCGTCGTCGGCGTACCGGAAGGACAGCCGGCGGGCCTCGATCGCACCCGACAGCGGGCCCGGCCGGGTGCTGGACGTGCGCACCTCGGGGGTCGCCTCGAAGACCGGCTTGATCTCCTCGAACAGCGGCAGCGCGGCCACCGCCGAGACGAAGGAGCCGGTCAGCTGGGTGACCGCGGTCAGCACCATCGTCACCGAGGTGTTGAAGGTGAGGAAGTCCGCCGCCGACATCGCGCCCCTGGCCGGGCCCGCCAGCAGCATGAACATCAGCAGCGTGCACACCGGCAGATAGACCGAGCCCAGCACCGAGGTGAGGTTCTTGATCCGGCCGACCTTCTGCTGCAGCTCCCGGCTGCGCGCGAACTCCCGCGCCCAGGCGGCGTACGCGTAGTTCTCGGCCGCCGCCACCCGCAGCTTGGGCAGACCGCGCAGGGTCTGGAAGGCCTGGTTGTTCAGCTTGTTGCCGAGCGACACCAGCCGCCGCTGCCAGCGCACCTGCCACAGTCCGAGACCCAGGAACACGGCCGCGATGACGACGAGCATGCCGAGCGCCGCCGTCGCCATCGCCGGGCTGTACCAGAACAGCATCCCCAGGTTCATCGCGCCGACCGTCACCGACTGCGCGACCACCGGGCCGACACCCGCCAGCAGCCGGCGGATCGCGCTGATGCCCATGGCGGCACTGGCCAGCTCACCGGTGGAGCGCTGGGTGAAGAACCGGGTGGGCAGCCGCAGCAGCCTGTCCCACACGGCGGGCTGCAGCGCGGCCTCGATCCGGCCCTCCAGCCGCAGGATGGAAAGGTTCTCCAGCAGCGTGAAGGCCGCCGCCACCACCCCGCTCACCATCACGGCCAGGCACACCTGGACGATCAGGCCCGACTGCGCCGTCGGCACGTACTCGCCGAGCACCTTGCCGGTCGCGACCGGCACCAGCGCGCCGATCACCACCGTCACCAGCCCGGCGAGCAGCAGGCCGAGCAGGTCACCGCGGGTGCCCTGGAGACTGAACCGCAGCAGACCGAGCGGCGAGAGCGCCTTGTCCGGCAGCGGCCGGTAGAACATCACCGCGCGCGGTTCGAACTCCTCCGTGTTGGCCTTCTCGATCGGCGTCTCGCGTCCGGTGCCGGGATGTACGGCGACGTACCCGCCGCGCCGCCACAGCAGCGCGACCGGCGCCCCGGACAGCGCCCGGTGTCCGACCAGCGGGCCCACGTTCTCCCGCCACCAGCGCCCCTGGAGCCGTACGGTCCGGGTGCGCACCCGGGAGGCGAGGGCGACCCGCTCCACCGGGTCGAGGCGTTCGCTCTCGGTGCCGCTCTGCGCGGGCTCGGCGAGGGTGATCCCGGCCGCCTCGGCGACCAGCCTGCAGGCCGCGTAGCCGGCATCGGCGTCCGCGGCCGTCGTCCGGCGGGCCGAGCGCCTGCCGATGGAGGCGAGCAGCGTCTGGTCGGCCTGGGCGCGGACCTCCTCACCGGCCTTGATACCGGCGGCGGCGCGCGTCTCGTGGGTGCGCTCCAACTGCTCGATCCACCGGTCCAGCGCGGTCAGCAGCCGGTACTGCTGGTCCACCATGGACTGCCACAGCGCCGGGTCCATCAGCAGATCGGCGGCGGCCTCCGCACCGTACAGCGAGCCGTACTGGACGCTGCCCGGCGGGACCTGCATCCAGAACACGTCGTCGTCGGTGGGTGCCTGGGAGCGGTCCTCGGCCATCGGGGCCTGGAACAGGACGGACAGCCCGCGACCGACGCCGAGCGCGACCGCGTACTCCAGCGGGCTGGTGGCGGGCGGAACGTACTGCGGGTTGCCGTACTCGTCGTAGGACCAGGTCTGGGTGTTGGCCGGCTGGTACAGCTCGCGCAGGTTGATCCGGTGCACCACGCAGTCGCGCACCGGGCGGGCCACCAGGGTGTGCTGGGGTCCGGCGACCGGGCCGAGCAGCAGTGTGCCCGCCGCCAGCCGGCCGAGGTGGTGCCAGTGGCCCTGCTGGGCCGCGTCCACCGCAAACAGGTCCAGGGCGCCGGCCGCGACCAGCCAGAGCACCTGCGGGCCCTCGAGGTCGACGCGGTTGAAGCCGGCGCAGTCCACGCGCGTGCCGAGCGAGCCGAGCGCGCCGATGACGAGGTCGCCGTCGTACCCCTCCTGAACAGTCGTCATCTCACCGCTCCCTGACCAGCGCGGCGTATGCGCCGCCGTGCGCCACCAGTTCCTCGTGCCGCCCGCGTTCGACGACCGTGCCGTGCTGGAGCACCACGATCTCGTCGCTGTCGCGGACCGTGCTCAGCCGGTGCGCGATCACCACGCAGGCGCAGCCGCGCCGGCGCAGGTTGTCCATCACGATCAGCTCGGTCTCCGCGTCCAGCGCGCTGGTCACCTCGTCCAGCACGAGGATGCTCGGCCGGCGCACCAGTGCCCGCGCGATCTCCAGGCGCTGGCGCTGACCGCCGGAGAAGTTGTGGCCGTCCTGCTCGACCCTGCTGTGGATGCCGCCCGGCCGGCGCATCACCACGTCGTACAGGGCCGCGTCCTTGAGCGCCTCCACCACGGCCTCGTCCGGGATCGACGGATCCCACAGGGCCACGTTGTCGCGGACCGAGCCCTCGAAGAGGAACACGTCCTGGTCGACGAAGGAGACCGAGGAGGCCAGCGCCCCGCGCGGGATGTCCTCCAGACGGCGGTCGTCGATGCGGATTACCCCGTCCCACGGGGCGTACAGGCCCGAGATCAGCCGGGACACCGTCGACTTGCCGCTTCCGGAGCCGCCGACCAGCGCCACCTGCTGCCCCGGACCCACGGTCAGGTCGAAGCCGCTCAGCAGCGGTTTGTCCAGCGGGCTGTAGCCGAAGGTGACGTTCTCCAGCTCGACGTGCCCGTGCAGCCGCCGCGTGGAGTCGCCGCCGCCGGGGCGGGCGTAGAGCGGGTCGGTCTGGAAGTTCTCCACGTCCTTCAGCCGGGCGACGTCGGCCGCGAAGTCCTGGATCCGGCCCGCCACGCCGTTGAGCCGGGTGAGCGGGGCGGTGAAGCGGGTCACCAGCGACTGGAAGGCGACCAGCAGACCCACCGAGATGTGCCCCTCGACGGCCCGCATGCCGCCGATCCACAGGATCAGCGCGCTGTTGAAGGTGGCGAGGGTCGGCGCGACCACCCCGAGCCACGCGCTCGGCACCCCGAGCCGCTGCTGCTCCTCCAGGGTGGTGGCGTGCTGCCCGGCCCACTTGCGGAAGTAGCCGTCCTCGCCACCGGTCGCCTTCATCGTCTCGATCAGCTGAAGGCCGGTGTACGAGGTGGTGGTCAGTCGCGCGGTGTCCGCGCGCAGCTTCGCTGTCCGGGTCGCCCGCAGCCTTACGACCAGCCGCATGGCGACCACGTTGAGCAGGGCCACGCCGATGCCGACGAAGGTCAGCTGCGGGTCGTAGGTGTAGAGCAGCACGGCGTACAGCACGACCACGATCGCGTCCACGCCCGCCGCCGCGAGGTCCCGGGCCAGGGTCTCGGCGACCTGGTCGTTGGACTGCAGGCGCTGCACCAGGTCGGCGGGGGAGCGCTGGGCGAAGAACGTGACCGGCAGCCGCAGCAGATGGCGCAGGAAGCGGGCGCTGGAGAGGGTGGAGGAGATGATCCGGCCGTGCAGCAGATTGGCCTGCTGGAGCCAGGTCAGCACCAGGGTGAGCAGCACACAGGTGCCCATCGAGGCGAACAGCACGCCCAGCAGCGACGTCTGTCCGTCGATGAGGAACTTGTCGATGTAGGTGCGGCTGAGCGCGGGTACGGCGGCGCCGACCGCGACCAGCAGCAGACTGGCGAGGACGGCGGCGGGCAGGGTGCCCGCGGTGCCGCGCAGCCGGGCCGGCATCGCGCCGAGCACGCCCGCCTTGCGCCCGCCCCTGGTGAAGCCGTCACCCGGCTCCAGCACCAGCACCACACCGGTGAAGCTGCCGTCGAACTCCTCCATGGGCACGAACCGGCGGCCCTTGGCGGGGTCGTTGATGTACACCCCGCGCCGGCCGAAGCGGCGGCCCATGCCGTCGAAGACGACGTAGTGGTTGAACTCCCAGAACAGGATGGCCGGTGCCGCGACCTCGGCGAGCGCGGCCAGGTCCATCTGCATGCCCTTGGCGGTCAGGCCGTAACTGCGGGCCGCCTTGAGCAGGTTGGAGGCGCGCGAGCCGTCGCGGGAGACACCGCAGGCGATGCGCAGCTCCTCCAGCGGGACGTGCCGGCCGTAGTGGCCGAGGATCATCCCGAGGGAGGCGGCGCCGCACTCGACGGCCTCCATCTGGAGCACGGTGGGGGTGCGGACCGTGCCGCCGCGGGGCTTGGGCACCGGCCGCCTGGCCGGTGCGGCCCTTCTGCGGCCACGGGTGTCCTGGCCATTTCCCGGCTGAGGGCTCACGGCAGCAGCCAATCGATCGGACGCTGGTCGGCCAGCTTGACCGAAGCGGAGGCGAGAGTCATCGAGTCGAGCCCGAACGGCGGCCCGTCGGAGGTGGACCAGCGATAGCCGCTCTTCGTGGCCGACGTGTCCAGGACGACCGTGACGGCCACCGGGCGGTCCTTGCGGGTGAACTGCTGGCCGAGCTGGCTGTCGCCGAGGAACGCGGAGATCGACTGGGCGGACTGCGCCTCGCGGTCCACCGACTTCACCCAGCCGCGCAGCACACCGTACGTCTGCGTCGGCACCGAGGAGACGGTGAGGTCCACGGAGGCGTGCGCCGGGATCGAGGCGGCGTTCTCGGCGGGGACGTACACGGTCGCGTACAGCGGGTCGGAGGCGTGGGCGACCTTCTCCACGGAGGCGACACTGGTGCCGGTCTGGATGATCTGCCCGATGGTGGCGGCGAGCGCGGTGACGCGGCCCGCGGCGACGCTGCGCACGACCGAGTCGCCCTGTGCGGTACGGACCTTGAGGACCGGGGCGTTCGCGGGCAGCTGCTCGCCCTGGTGCGCGAGGACGGCGATGACCTGGCCGGACACCGGGCTCTGCAGCACGTAACTGCCCTGTCCGTGGGTGAGGATGGCGGGCGCGTCCACCGTGGAGGCGACCGAACCGGTCACGGCCCAGACGGAGGCCGCCGCCATGACGACGACGGTGACGCCCAGCGCGAGCCATCCCTGGGGACGGGCCAGCCGCACCGGAAGGTCCAGTTCTTCCGGCGACTGGAGCTTGGCGAGGGCCTGTTGGCGGAACTGCACGGAACTTCCCTCACCCGAGGAGAGACAGCGTGACGACAAAGACACGGGCACCTGTGACGGCGGACGGTATCCGGCCGTACGTGGGCACCCGAGAGCCCCGGAGCCGCGAAACGGCTCCGGGACTTCGGTGACACCGTGGTGCGATCAGAGACCGGCGACCAGGTCGGTGACCGGCTGAACGTTCAGGCCGGTGACACCCTCGACGGTGCCGATGGCGGTGTTGGCCAGGCCGGAAACCGGGGCGATGCCGTTGATGGCGCCCGTCACGGTGTTGAGGGCGTTCACGGACAGGCCGCCGGAGACGTTGTCCAGCTCGGCGTCCGAGATCTCGACGGTCTCAACCTGGGGGGTGGAGTTCATGATGGAACTTCCCTTCCTAATGGATATTTCACAAAGGGGGAGCGGCCCCCTCTGGGGACAGACGGGACGCGCGGCCGCGGGCGCCCGGCCCCCGTCACCCAGGGGCCCGCAGCGACCCCCGCGGTGCGATGGATCAAAGCACGCACGTGGGGCGCGCTTCCAATCAACCAGGGCGCTCACCAGGGCACTTGGCTGGGGAACGGGTTCATCCGTGCAGGCGCACGCACGGCTTGTCGGCGACTCCTTCACAAGCCGCGCCGCATCGTCGCGTCCGGTCCCTTGTCTTACTGACGGCGAATCCGGCACTCCGCGCCAAACGTGTGTCCGGGGGCGCGCACATGTGCAGATCCGCGGTCATCGGTGACCCGCTTGGGTATTCGATGTGCAGATTCGCTGAAGCTGTGATTCCGTTACACGTCCGGAACGGTCCGTTACTGATCGGTGGCGGACCGTGTCAGCCCAGAATCGCATAGACCGTGCTCGCGCGGGCGGCGAGCGCGCCCGAGCCGGCATCGGTCAGTGTGACGTCCGCGAACGCCATCCGGCGCCCCAGTCTCGTCAGGACCGCTTCGATCAGGACATCCGAACCGGTCACCGGCCGCTGGAACGACGTCGACTGCTGCACGGTCGTCATCGGCACGAAGGCACCCCGCGCGGCCGACACCGCGATCACCGTCGCCGTGTCGGCAGCCGCCATCAGGGCCTGCCCCGACAGCGCGCCACCCTCCCGTGCCAGCCCCTCGGACCAGGGCAGACGCAGCATGGCCCGGTCCTCGCCGACTCCCTCGGCCCGGAGTCCGAGATCGCGCACCCAGGGCGCGAAGCAGGCGGAGAGGATCTTGTCGGCTTCGGCGGTGGTCATCGTCATATGGGTGCTTGTTCCCGGCCGCCCGCCACGCCACGCGCACCATGGCCGATTCACCCGCCCCGCACGGCAGTTGCGCTCCGGCTTTGAACACGGCGCGCGCCGTGTGCGTACGTACGGCCATCCAGGCGCCCCGATACGAACTGCCCAAGAGCGGCAGACCCCCGTCCCCAGGAGGTCGAGAAGTTTGAGTCACAAGCGAATGCCCAAGCGCAAAGCCGCGATAGCGGTGGGCGGTGTCGCGGCGCTCGGAGCGGCGGCTCTCCTGCTGCCCAACGCCATGGCGTCCCAGGACAAGAACGACACGAACGCCGCGGGCACCCTCGGCACCGCGCGGACCCTGAAGGCCTCGGACGCCTCCGGCCTCGCCGCCCAGGTGCAGAAGATCCTCGGCACCGCCTTCGCCGGGTCGTACTACGACAGCGCCAAGCAGCAGCTGGTCGTCAACGTGGTCAACGGCGACAGCAACACGGTCGTCCAGGCCAAGAACGCGGGCGCGGTCGTCCGCCAGGTGAAGAACAGCACCAAGGCGCTCAAGACCGCCGCAGGAACGCTCAGGACCAAGGCGACGATCCCCGGCACGTCCTGGGCCGTCGACCCGCGCACCGACAAGATCCTCGTCACCGCCGACGCCAGCGTCACCGGCGCCAAGTGGAACAGACTGCAGTCGACCGTGCAGAGCCTCGGCTCCGGCATGGCGACCCTGAAGAAGTCCGCCGGGAAGTTCAGCACCTTCGTCTCGGGCGGCGACGCCATCTTCGCCCAGACACAACAGGGTGGTGTCCGCTGCTCCCTCGGCTTCAACGTCACCGCGTCCGACGGCAGCCCCGCCTTCCTGACGGCCGGTCACTGCGGGGTCGCCGCCAAGGACTGGTCCGACTCCCAGAACGGCCAGCCCATCGCCACCGTGGACCAGGCGAAGTTCCCCGGCAACGACTTCTCGCTCGTCAAGTACAACGACAAGACCACCCAGGCATCCAGCGAGGTCAACGCCGGCAACGGCCAGACCGTGCAGATCACCCGGGCCGCGGACGCCACCGTGGGCGAGACCGTGTTCCGCATGGGCTCCACCACCGGCCTGCACAACGGCCAGGTCACCGGCCTCGACGCCACCGTGAACTTCGCGAGCGAGACCGTCCCGGGCGGCACCGACACCGTCAACGGCCTCATCCAGACCAACGTCTGCGCCGAGGCCGGCGACAGCGGTGGCTCCCTGTTCACCCAGGACGGCAGCGCGGTCGGCCTCACCTCAGGCGGCAGCGGCGACTGCACCAGCGGCGGCGAGACCTTCTTCCAGCCGGTCACCGCCGCCCTGCAGGCCACCGGCGCGACGCTCGGCAACGGCGGCAGCGGCGGCGCGGGTGGCCAGTCCGGCTCCGCTGCCCCGTCCGCCTCGGCGAGCGACCCGTCCGGCGCCGGCGGCGACCAGTCCGGCTCCGCCGCCCCGTCCGCCTCGGCCACCGACCCGTCGGGCAGCGGCGCTTCCGACCCGTCGGGCAGCGGAGCCACCGACCCGTCGGGCAGCGGGGCTTCCGACCCGTCCGGCGCCGGGTCGGGGGACCAGTCCGGCAGCGGCAGCGACGTCTCCGGCAGCGGCTCCGCGAACGATGGATCGTCCCTGACCGGCACCCGCTGAGCCGACCGTTTCACTCCGCACTCCCCGCCCGGCCTCACCCGCGGTTCCCGGCCGGCGGGGACACGGTCCGGTCCTCCGGCAGGAGGGCCGGACCGTCTCACGCCTCAGGCGCCGGGGCAGGCCCGCAGCAGCAGCACCGCCACATCGTCCGTGCGCCGCCGTACCTCCGCACTGTGCCGTACGACCTCGTCCGCCAGCTGTTCCAGCGGCCGGTCGCCGATCTCCGACAGCAGCGAGCCGAGGTCGGCCAGAGCGTCCTCGATGTCGATACCGGGGGACTCCACCAGACCGTCGGTGTACAGCACCAGGACCGAACCGCGCGCGAGGGGCACCTCGGTCGTCGGATACGCGGCGGCCGCGTCGATCCCGAGCAGCGGACCGCCGGCCAGGTCCAGCACCCGCACCCGCCCGTCCGGCCGTCGCAGCAACGGTGGCGGATGCCCGGCCCGCGCCATCACGGCCCGCCCGTGCGCCGGATCGAGCCGCAGGTACAGGCAGCTGGCGAACAGCTCGGAACCCAGGTCGATCAGCAGCCGGTTGGTGCTGCTCATCACCTCGTGCGGCGCCTGCCCGACCGTGGTGTACGCCCGCACCCCGGTACGGATCTGCCCCATCAGGCCCGCCGCCGTCACATTGTGCCCCTGTACGTCCCCGATCACCGCCGACGTCAGCGGCAGCGTCGGCACCAGGTCGTAGAAGTCGCCGCCGATGTCCATGCCGTGCGTGGCCGGCAGGTAACGGGCCGCCGCCTCGATACCCGGCGGCGGCGCCAGCGAGCTGGGCAGCAGTGCCTGCTGAAGCCCGTGCGCCAGCCGGTGCTTGGCGTCGTAGAGCTGGGCGCGCTCCAGCGCCTGCGCGATCAGCCCGCCCAGGGAGGTCAGCACGGCCCGCTCGTCGGCGGGGAAGACATGCGGCTCGGCATACGCCAGCACACAGGTGCCCACCGGCCGCCCGGACGCGATCAGCGGCAGATACGCCCAGGCCGCGAAGCCGTCCGGGGTGTGGTGCCGGCCCGGATACAGCCGCTCCAACTGCTCACGCGAGTCGAAGAACGCGGGCACCCCGCTGGTCAGGGCATGGGTGCCCGGGGTGCGCTCGGTCAGCGGCAGCCCGTGGAACCGTTCCACGATCCGCGGGTCGCCGTATCCCCGGTGCCCCAGCACATGCAGCCGCCCGCCCTGTGAACCGAGGATCACCACCGCCTGGCCGCCGACCGCCGGGGTCACCTCGTCCCACACCAGCTGCACCACGTCCTGCACCCCCACCGCCTCGGTCAACGCCGCCGCGAGGCCCAGCACCTGCGAGATCGTCACCAGCCGGGACGCCGCCGGAGCGGTCTGCGGTGTCTCGTACGCCATGTCCGCCACCGCCCGGGCCCGGGTGATGCGCACGCTCAGCCCGGTCGTACTGGGATACATCCGGAACGACAGCCACTCGCCCGGCGGACGCAGCGCCACGAACGACGTGACCTGCTGGCTGATCAGCGCCCCCCGGTAACGCTCCTCGTACATCGGGTCGTTGAGCCAGGGCACCGACTCCCACGGCACCGTCCCGAGCAGTTCCTCGGCCATCGTGCCGAGCATCTCGAGCGCGGCCGTGTTGACGAACGCAATCCGGCCGTACAGATCCAGCGACATCAGCCCGTACGGCAGCCGGGACACCATCCGAACCGCCTCGACGGGGCCCAGCGTGCCGGCCGCGTCCGGCGCCGGCACCGCCAGCACATCCGCCTCGGGGCCGATCGGCAGGTTCTTCGCTGCGGCCCGCTCCAGACGCCGTGCCAGCCCGTTGCAGGCCGCCATCAGATGTGCGCGCTCCCCTTCGGACAGGTCCGGCGGATGCACGCCCGGCCAGATCACGAACACCGCGCCGTACACCCGGCTCTCGGTCGCCACGGGCATCGCGGCCAGCGCGAACGGGTACGGCAGGACCACCGCGATCCGCGGATAGGAGCGCGCCATCGCCTCCTCGCCGCCCACCCACACCAGCCGCCGCTCGCGCGCCGCGTCGGCGACCGGGATCGGTGCGCTCAGCCCGACCCGCTCCCACGGTG
This region includes:
- a CDS encoding type A2 lantipeptide translates to MNSTPQVETVEISDAELDNVSGGLSVNALNTVTGAINGIAPVSGLANTAIGTVEGVTGLNVQPVTDLVAGL
- a CDS encoding HlyD family efflux transporter periplasmic adaptor subunit; the protein is MQFRQQALAKLQSPEELDLPVRLARPQGWLALGVTVVVMAAASVWAVTGSVASTVDAPAILTHGQGSYVLQSPVSGQVIAVLAHQGEQLPANAPVLKVRTAQGDSVVRSVAAGRVTALAATIGQIIQTGTSVASVEKVAHASDPLYATVYVPAENAASIPAHASVDLTVSSVPTQTYGVLRGWVKSVDREAQSAQSISAFLGDSQLGQQFTRKDRPVAVTVVLDTSATKSGYRWSTSDGPPFGLDSMTLASASVKLADQRPIDWLLP
- a CDS encoding S1 family peptidase, which encodes MSHKRMPKRKAAIAVGGVAALGAAALLLPNAMASQDKNDTNAAGTLGTARTLKASDASGLAAQVQKILGTAFAGSYYDSAKQQLVVNVVNGDSNTVVQAKNAGAVVRQVKNSTKALKTAAGTLRTKATIPGTSWAVDPRTDKILVTADASVTGAKWNRLQSTVQSLGSGMATLKKSAGKFSTFVSGGDAIFAQTQQGGVRCSLGFNVTASDGSPAFLTAGHCGVAAKDWSDSQNGQPIATVDQAKFPGNDFSLVKYNDKTTQASSEVNAGNGQTVQITRAADATVGETVFRMGSTTGLHNGQVTGLDATVNFASETVPGGTDTVNGLIQTNVCAEAGDSGGSLFTQDGSAVGLTSGGSGDCTSGGETFFQPVTAALQATGATLGNGGSGGAGGQSGSAAPSASASDPSGAGGDQSGSAAPSASATDPSGSGASDPSGSGATDPSGSGASDPSGAGSGDQSGSGSDVSGSGSANDGSSLTGTR
- a CDS encoding SpoIIE family protein phosphatase, with the protein product MSDGPGPGPAPAADRTAVAQPLLSFALATMLEEVHAHSGAVYLLRPDRPVLEMAVHAGMPRAFAAPWERVGLSAPIPVADAARERRLVWVGGEEAMARSYPRIAVVLPYPFALAAMPVATESRVYGAVFVIWPGVHPPDLSEGERAHLMAACNGLARRLERAAAKNLPIGPEADVLAVPAPDAAGTLGPVEAVRMVSRLPYGLMSLDLYGRIAFVNTAALEMLGTMAEELLGTVPWESVPWLNDPMYEERYRGALISQQVTSFVALRPPGEWLSFRMYPSTTGLSVRITRARAVADMAYETPQTAPAASRLVTISQVLGLAAALTEAVGVQDVVQLVWDEVTPAVGGQAVVILGSQGGRLHVLGHRGYGDPRIVERFHGLPLTERTPGTHALTSGVPAFFDSREQLERLYPGRHHTPDGFAAWAYLPLIASGRPVGTCVLAYAEPHVFPADERAVLTSLGGLIAQALERAQLYDAKHRLAHGLQQALLPSSLAPPPGIEAAARYLPATHGMDIGGDFYDLVPTLPLTSAVIGDVQGHNVTAAGLMGQIRTGVRAYTTVGQAPHEVMSSTNRLLIDLGSELFASCLYLRLDPAHGRAVMARAGHPPPLLRRPDGRVRVLDLAGGPLLGIDAAAAYPTTEVPLARGSVLVLYTDGLVESPGIDIEDALADLGSLLSEIGDRPLEQLADEVVRHSAEVRRRTDDVAVLLLRACPGA
- a CDS encoding NHLP bacteriocin export ABC transporter permease/ATPase subunit encodes the protein MTTVQEGYDGDLVIGALGSLGTRVDCAGFNRVDLEGPQVLWLVAAGALDLFAVDAAQQGHWHHLGRLAAGTLLLGPVAGPQHTLVARPVRDCVVHRINLRELYQPANTQTWSYDEYGNPQYVPPATSPLEYAVALGVGRGLSVLFQAPMAEDRSQAPTDDDVFWMQVPPGSVQYGSLYGAEAAADLLMDPALWQSMVDQQYRLLTALDRWIEQLERTHETRAAAGIKAGEEVRAQADQTLLASIGRRSARRTTAADADAGYAACRLVAEAAGITLAEPAQSGTESERLDPVERVALASRVRTRTVRLQGRWWRENVGPLVGHRALSGAPVALLWRRGGYVAVHPGTGRETPIEKANTEEFEPRAVMFYRPLPDKALSPLGLLRFSLQGTRGDLLGLLLAGLVTVVIGALVPVATGKVLGEYVPTAQSGLIVQVCLAVMVSGVVAAAFTLLENLSILRLEGRIEAALQPAVWDRLLRLPTRFFTQRSTGELASAAMGISAIRRLLAGVGPVVAQSVTVGAMNLGMLFWYSPAMATAALGMLVVIAAVFLGLGLWQVRWQRRLVSLGNKLNNQAFQTLRGLPKLRVAAAENYAYAAWAREFARSRELQQKVGRIKNLTSVLGSVYLPVCTLLMFMLLAGPARGAMSAADFLTFNTSVTMVLTAVTQLTGSFVSAVAALPLFEEIKPVFEATPEVRTSSTRPGPLSGAIEARRLSFRYADDGPLVLDDVSFAIRPGEFVAVVGPSGCGKSTLLRLLIGFDKPVSGSVLYDGQDLAALDQSALRRQCGVVLQHAQPFTGSILDVICGTEPYTPEEAMAAAEMAGLAEDIKRMPMGLHTIVAGNGAISGGQRQRLMIAQALIRRPRILFFDEATSALDNDTQRIVIDSTRKLNATRIVIAHRLSTVLDADRVIVMEDGKVVQQGSPAELLADTGGRLHELVRRQMA
- a CDS encoding PaaI family thioesterase is translated as MTMTTAEADKILSACFAPWVRDLGLRAEGVGEDRAMLRLPWSEGLAREGGALSGQALMAAADTATVIAVSAARGAFVPMTTVQQSTSFQRPVTGSDVLIEAVLTRLGRRMAFADVTLTDAGSGALAARASTVYAILG
- a CDS encoding NHLP family bacteriocin export ABC transporter peptidase/permease/ATPase subunit, coding for MPKPRGGTVRTPTVLQMEAVECGAASLGMILGHYGRHVPLEELRIACGVSRDGSRASNLLKAARSYGLTAKGMQMDLAALAEVAAPAILFWEFNHYVVFDGMGRRFGRRGVYINDPAKGRRFVPMEEFDGSFTGVVLVLEPGDGFTRGGRKAGVLGAMPARLRGTAGTLPAAVLASLLLVAVGAAVPALSRTYIDKFLIDGQTSLLGVLFASMGTCVLLTLVLTWLQQANLLHGRIISSTLSSARFLRHLLRLPVTFFAQRSPADLVQRLQSNDQVAETLARDLAAAGVDAIVVVLYAVLLYTYDPQLTFVGIGVALLNVVAMRLVVRLRATRTAKLRADTARLTTTSYTGLQLIETMKATGGEDGYFRKWAGQHATTLEEQQRLGVPSAWLGVVAPTLATFNSALILWIGGMRAVEGHISVGLLVAFQSLVTRFTAPLTRLNGVAGRIQDFAADVARLKDVENFQTDPLYARPGGGDSTRRLHGHVELENVTFGYSPLDKPLLSGFDLTVGPGQQVALVGGSGSGKSTVSRLISGLYAPWDGVIRIDDRRLEDIPRGALASSVSFVDQDVFLFEGSVRDNVALWDPSIPDEAVVEALKDAALYDVVMRRPGGIHSRVEQDGHNFSGGQRQRLEIARALVRRPSILVLDEVTSALDAETELIVMDNLRRRGCACVVIAHRLSTVRDSDEIVVLQHGTVVERGRHEELVAHGGAYAALVRER